The genomic window CCGGCAAGTCGCGATCGTCGTACAACGCCACCAGGTCGATGTCGGAGCTGTAGTTGAGTTCCTGGCCGCCCAGCTTGCCGAACGCCAGCACGCAGGCACGCGTGCGTACGGCGGGCTGGTCGGCGGTCAGCTTGTCTACCGCGGCGCTGATCAGCGCCTCCGCCACCACCGACAGTTCGTGCATGACGTCGGTGGCCGGCGCGGCGAGGCAATAATCACGGATCGCAATGCGCAGGATCTCGCGGCGGCGCACGGCATCGATCCGGGCCATCCAGTCGGAGCCGAAGTCGAGGTCGCCCACCACGTCCTCGATGCGCCGCCGGCGATGCAGCCGCCGTGGCTCGGTGACCCAGTCGAACAGGTCGGGGCGGCGAACGAGCGCGTCGGCCAGGAACTGGCTGGTGGCGAAGATCCGTACCAGGAGGTCCAGCCGCATCGGCTGCAGCAGCATCAACTGGAAGTGGTGCTCGGGGTTGCCGAGGGCGGCAACGTAGCGTTCCCAGTTGTTCAAGGCGCGGTCGGGGTCGGACTGCTCCGCCAGTTGATCGGCCGCCAGCACCGCCAGGCGTGCGAACTCGGTGGCGTCCGGGGCATGGCGCACCAACCGCGTGAGGTTGGCAACGGCGCGCTCCGGTTGCGCGAACCCCAGGCGGCGGAAGATCGGTGCGGCCTCCGGCGGCGGCTCGCCCGCCCCGGCCAGGATCAAGGCCAGGTCGCCGATGCCGCTGACGCTGCCGGCGCCCAGGCTGCCGTGCCCGAGATGGGTGTCGATGAAGCGCCGCACCTCGGCACGGCGCTGCTCCAGCTCCAGGTACAGGAGTTGCGGCGCGCTGAGCTCGCCGCCGTCGCGGTAGCCCATGCGGCGCGCGAGATGGCCGCTCTCGGCCGACCCGGCCGGCGGCAGATGCAGGTCGCGCGCGGAACCGCGCCACATGCGCAACGCGTTGATCAGGCGCCGATAGAAATCGTACGCGCCGCGCACCTGCTGTGCTTCCGCGGCCGCCAGAATCCCCTCCTCCGCCAGCGCCCGCAGCGCACGATGCACGCTCGACGTGCGCAGCACGGCATGCTCGGGGCCGTAGCGCACCTGCAGCATCTGCACGGCGTACTCGACGTCCACCAGCGCGCCCGGACTGAACTTGGCGTTCAGGCGTTCGCCCGAGCCGTGCTCGGCCACCTGCCGGCGGCGCATCTCGTGCACCTCGTCGAGCGGGATCGCACCGGCCCGGTACACCAGTTCGTCACGCAGCCGCTCCATGCGCGCGCCCAGGGTGCGGTCGCCGGCAACGGCGCGCAGCCGGATCAGCGCCAGCCGCTCGTACGCCAACGCCGCACCGCCGGGGCCATAGTAGTCGGCGAAGCTCTCCAGGCTCACGGCGCGCGGTCCCGCGGCGCCGTAGGGACGCAGCCGCAGGTCGACCTCGAATATCCCCTCGCGCTTGGCGCCGATGCGCTGCACGGTGGCCTGCACCAGCCGCTCGTAGTAGTCGGCGTTGCCGATCTGCTCCGGCCCGGTGGTATAACCGTGGTCGCTGAACACGAACATCAGCTCGATGTCGGAGGCGTAGCCAAGCGCGCTGCCGCCCAGCTTGCCAAGTCCGAGCACCGCGGGACGGGTGGCGATGCCGCCGAGCGTGCGCGCGGTGCCGAAGCGCGGACGCAACTCCTCCTCCGCGAGCCGGAGGGCGCTCTCCACGACGCACTCCGCCAACCGGGTCAGCCGCCCGGCGAGCCGCGTGACGCTCGCATCCGGGTCGAGAATGTGGTCCAGGTCGATGAGAAACGCCTCGCGATCCTTGAACGCGTTGAGGGCCGCCACCTTGTCGTCCGCGGTGGACGCGGCAGCGACGGCGCTGTCCAGCCGCTGCGCTACGGTCGCATCGTCCCGCCCCGCGGCACGCCGCTCGCCGGTCAGCATCGGCAGCAGGGTCTCGTACTGGCGGCGGATGAAGTCCTCCCACAGAAACTCGCTGCTGCCGAGCAGCAGTGCCAGGTCGCCCATCACGCGCGGGTCGGCGAGCAGGCCGGCAAGCTGCCCTTCGGCCGGCACGTCGGCGATAGTCTCGGCGAGCTGCTCGAAGCGGCGCAGGGCGGCGTAGGGGTCGGGTGCGACGCCGATGAAGTAGGCGAACTGCTTGGTGAGCAGGATCGACAGCTTGAGCTGGT from Spirochaetaceae bacterium includes these protein-coding regions:
- a CDS encoding glutamate-ammonia-ligase adenylyltransferase, translated to AGAVSVAAWRQQVERRLAAALADVERGAPEDARRRVSELVADAIRAQWQEPPVLHPVQIDIADQADAAATRMRIVAEDTPLFLYSLSAALALHGVVIQRVRIRTVAGRVEDVIDVVDQAGSPISDPVLLDQLKLSILLTKQFAYFIGVAPDPYAALRRFEQLAETIADVPAEGQLAGLLADPRVMGDLALLLGSSEFLWEDFIRRQYETLLPMLTGERRAAGRDDATVAQRLDSAVAAASTADDKVAALNAFKDREAFLIDLDHILDPDASVTRLAGRLTRLAECVVESALRLAEEELRPRFGTARTLGGIATRPAVLGLGKLGGSALGYASDIELMFVFSDHGYTTGPEQIGNADYYERLVQATVQRIGAKREGIFEVDLRLRPYGAAGPRAVSLESFADYYGPGGAALAYERLALIRLRAVAGDRTLGARMERLRDELVYRAGAIPLDEVHEMRRRQVAEHGSGERLNAKFSPGALVDVEYAVQMLQVRYGPEHAVLRTSSVHRALRALAEEGILAAAEAQQVRGAYDFYRRLINALRMWRGSARDLHLPPAGSAESGHLARRMGYRDGGELSAPQLLYLELEQRRAEVRRFIDTHLGHGSLGAGSVSGIGDLALILAGAGEPPPEAAPIFRRLGFAQPERAVANLTRLVRHAPDATEFARLAVLAADQLAEQSDPDRALNNWERYVAALGNPEHHFQLMLLQPMRLDLLVRIFATSQFLADALVRRPDLFDWVTEPRRLHRRRRIEDVVGDLDFGSDWMARIDAVRRREILRIAIRDYCLAAPATDVMHELSVVAEALISAAVDKLTADQPAVRTRACVLAFGKLGGQELNYSSDIDLVALYDDRDLPDAQRGAVAQAVGDLARSLDRVLAARADEMAAYRVDWRLRPYGGSGELAHSFSSLAAYYAGPANDWEVQALLRMRPVAGNRAAGEALLAVARGAFARFGDDASTRGARAFATIERLRDLAVAEHGQSRLRRGQDIKSGVGGIRDIEFLVQGLQLQHLPAHPELVCGNTVTALDRLQRVGVLGSDSADLLREDYLFLRNLEHFLQVFEDRQVHVLPSAPDSLATLARRMLGAGATAEQFQSLLATVTARVRAAYLRVVTDARTQAAPQSPGC